A window of the Butyricimonas virosa genome harbors these coding sequences:
- a CDS encoding endonuclease MutS2 translates to MIYPENFESKIKFDKIRQLISNNCLSDMGRELVSDIKFSTDAGWIETSLAETSEFMRICQEEENFPVSYYHDARPFLLRIKVEGLFLEVNELVVLKNSLESLNAIMRFFNTKQEVYPHLVARAGDVRVFPYILQRLDSIVSKFGTIKDTASPALGNIRHSIAKKQSGISRRMQALLQKAQEEGWADKDSNIAIRDGRMVIPVPAAFKRKLNGIVHDESTTGKTSYIEPAEIIETNNEIRELQLEEKREITRILRQFADDLRPYIYDLIPAYDFMAFVDFVRAKALFAIRVNAIVPLFEDTPSMLWYRAKHPLLYLSLKANGKEVVPLDIEINEDQRIILISGPNAGGKSVCLQTAGLLQYMFQCGIPVPVEESSKFGIFHKILIDMGDEQSLENDLSTYSSHLVNMKNFIRYASQDTLILIDEFGTGTEPMLGGAIAEAILNALNNNQTRGVITTHYTNLKHFASSAPGVANGAMLYDSHRMLPLFQLEIGKPGSSFAFEIAKKIGLPKEILDDAASKIGEDRVNFDKHLKEILRDKRYWEEKRKRIHENEKRLEEVLERYKKELDDASKLRKTIIQEAQEKAKELISGANKTIENTIRQIKESQAEKEQTRLARQTFEEEKRQLLASEEEEEERLKRKIEKLKNREKKQKEKGKRPQASSPEEAAQQEQAPTFSKGDLVQLDNKAVGEIIEINEKNAVIALGGLMTTVKVERLSKISNSAAKKITQNRTPRPSSNYLENISQKRMDFKPEIDVRGLRGDEALMKVSEFIDNAVMLNMKDLRILHGTGTGALRQIIRDFLKTNPVVGSCGDEHVQMGGSGITVVKLDI, encoded by the coding sequence CGAAACCTCCGAATTCATGCGGATCTGTCAAGAGGAAGAGAACTTTCCGGTCTCCTATTACCATGATGCCCGCCCCTTCTTGTTGCGTATAAAAGTAGAGGGATTATTCCTAGAAGTAAATGAACTGGTTGTTTTAAAAAATTCACTGGAGTCGCTGAACGCCATCATGCGTTTCTTCAACACCAAACAAGAGGTATACCCTCATCTGGTAGCCCGGGCCGGGGATGTACGGGTATTCCCCTATATCCTGCAACGCTTGGACTCGATCGTTTCAAAATTCGGGACAATCAAGGACACCGCCTCACCCGCTTTAGGCAACATTCGTCATAGCATTGCTAAAAAACAATCAGGCATCTCCCGGCGTATGCAAGCCCTGTTGCAAAAAGCACAGGAAGAAGGATGGGCCGATAAGGACAGTAACATCGCCATCCGGGATGGTAGAATGGTGATACCTGTACCCGCGGCTTTCAAGCGGAAATTAAACGGTATCGTGCATGATGAATCCACCACCGGAAAAACCTCTTATATCGAACCCGCGGAAATCATCGAAACGAACAATGAAATTCGTGAACTACAATTGGAAGAAAAACGGGAAATCACACGTATTCTCCGACAATTCGCCGACGATTTGCGTCCTTATATATATGACCTGATTCCAGCCTATGATTTCATGGCATTCGTGGATTTCGTGCGGGCAAAAGCACTCTTTGCCATCCGGGTGAACGCCATTGTGCCTCTCTTTGAAGACACCCCCTCCATGCTATGGTACAGGGCAAAGCATCCCCTACTATACCTAAGCTTAAAGGCAAATGGGAAAGAAGTGGTTCCTCTGGATATTGAGATAAACGAAGACCAGCGGATTATCCTTATTTCCGGTCCTAACGCGGGTGGTAAATCCGTCTGCCTGCAAACAGCCGGTTTATTACAATATATGTTCCAATGCGGTATACCCGTACCCGTGGAAGAATCCAGTAAATTCGGGATATTCCACAAAATACTCATCGACATGGGAGACGAACAGTCTCTTGAAAATGATTTGAGTACATACAGCTCGCATCTGGTAAACATGAAAAATTTCATCCGTTACGCCTCGCAGGACACCCTTATCCTGATCGACGAGTTCGGTACGGGAACCGAACCCATGCTAGGAGGTGCAATAGCTGAAGCCATTTTAAATGCTTTAAATAACAACCAAACGAGAGGAGTCATCACGACACATTACACCAACTTAAAACATTTTGCCTCTTCAGCACCCGGAGTCGCAAACGGAGCCATGCTTTATGACAGCCATCGGATGTTGCCGCTTTTTCAACTAGAAATCGGGAAACCGGGCTCGTCTTTTGCATTCGAAATCGCCAAAAAAATCGGGTTACCCAAAGAGATTTTGGACGATGCCGCTAGCAAGATCGGTGAAGACCGGGTAAATTTCGATAAGCACTTGAAAGAAATCCTACGGGATAAACGTTACTGGGAAGAAAAACGGAAACGCATTCATGAAAATGAAAAACGCCTGGAAGAAGTGCTAGAACGTTATAAAAAAGAGTTGGATGATGCTTCCAAACTTAGGAAAACGATCATCCAAGAGGCTCAGGAGAAAGCCAAAGAACTCATCTCCGGGGCTAACAAGACGATCGAAAACACCATCCGACAAATCAAAGAAAGTCAAGCCGAAAAGGAACAAACCCGACTGGCCCGACAAACATTCGAGGAAGAGAAACGCCAGCTGTTAGCCAGCGAAGAAGAAGAGGAAGAACGGCTGAAAAGAAAAATCGAAAAACTAAAAAACCGGGAAAAAAAACAGAAAGAGAAAGGGAAACGTCCACAAGCTTCTTCCCCGGAAGAAGCCGCACAACAGGAACAAGCACCGACTTTCAGCAAAGGAGATCTCGTGCAACTGGATAATAAAGCAGTGGGTGAAATTATCGAAATTAACGAGAAAAACGCGGTTATCGCTCTCGGTGGTCTCATGACTACCGTGAAAGTGGAACGCCTCTCGAAAATATCGAACAGTGCAGCCAAGAAAATCACGCAAAACAGGACGCCACGCCCCTCTTCCAATTACTTGGAAAACATCAGCCAGAAACGCATGGATTTCAAACCGGAGATCGACGTACGAGGACTACGGGGAGACGAGGCGCTCATGAAAGTATCGGAATTCATTGACAATGCCGTTATGCTAAACATGAAAGACCTACGCATCTTACATGGAACAGGTACAGGAGCCCTCCGGCAAATCATACGGGATTTTTTAAAAACCAATCCGGTCGTGGGTTCCTGCGGGGATGAACACGTACAAATGGGAGGCTCGGGAATTACCGTGGTGAAACTGGATATATAA